Proteins encoded together in one Bos indicus isolate NIAB-ARS_2022 breed Sahiwal x Tharparkar chromosome 25, NIAB-ARS_B.indTharparkar_mat_pri_1.0, whole genome shotgun sequence window:
- the BUD31 gene encoding protein BUD31 homolog, whose amino-acid sequence MPKVKRSRKAPPDGWELIEPTLDELDQKMREAETEPHEGKRKVESLWPIFRIHHQKTRYIFDLFYKRKAISRELYEYCIKEGYADKNLIAKWKKQGYENLCCLRCIQTRDTNFGTNCICRVPKSKLEVGRIIECTHCGCRGCSG is encoded by the exons ATGCCTAAAGTCAAAAGAAGCCGGAAAGCTCCCCCAGATGGGTGGGAGTTGATTGAGCCAACACTGGATGAATTAGATCAAAAAATGAGAGAAG CTGAGACAGAACCTCacgaaggaaagaggaaagtggaatcTCTGTGGCCCATCTTCAGGATCCATCACCAGAAAACCCGCTACATCTTTGACCTCTTCTACAAGCGGAAAGCCATAAGCAGAG AACTGTATGAGTACTGTATTAAAGAAGGCTATGCAGATAAAAACTTGATTGCAAAATGGAAAAAGCAGGGGTATGAGAACCTGTGCTGCCTGCGGTGCATTCAGACTCGGGACACCAATTTTGGGACAAACTGCATCTGCCGGGTCCCCAAAAGCAAGCTGGAAGTG ggccGGATCATCGAGTGCACACACTGTGGCTGCCGGGGCTGCTCTGGCTGA